One stretch of Lacimicrobium alkaliphilum DNA includes these proteins:
- a CDS encoding DUF3185 family protein, translated as MATNATTKVISLVLMIVGIGLAVWGFREADSPMGEVTETVTGSYADETMMMLIGGAVSFVVGLYLFIKK; from the coding sequence ATGGCAACAAACGCAACTACTAAAGTTATCAGTCTGGTGTTAATGATCGTCGGTATTGGTCTGGCGGTATGGGGTTTCAGAGAAGCGGATTCACCAATGGGCGAGGTAACTGAAACCGTAACCGGATCTTATGCGGATGAAACTATGATGATGCTGATTGGCGGCGCGGTAAGTTTTGTCGTCGGCCTGTATCTGTTTATAAAAAAATAA